One window of Microcoleus vaginatus PCC 9802 genomic DNA carries:
- a CDS encoding ABC transporter permease → MNFIESVKMAGQTLLANKTRSSLTMIGMIVGNASVIAMIGIGEGAQKFVAGQVQSLGTNVLIVRPGVPNARRSSLTNVPQTLVLPDAKAIATQVPSVQGVSAELNSSEIVRYSNKNVSALIFGTIPEFLEVRSFEMAKGRFLTELDVKQSNQVVVLGSELAEKLFGNTNPLGEQVRIQNVSLKVIGVLAPKGTSFGTNFDNSAAVPIATMANRIVGRKSPYGLAVTSIFISIKDESQMDAAQFQVENLLRLRHKITTEDDFSVRNQKDLMARMGAISGALTLMLTAVASISLLVGGIGIMNIMLVSVSERTQEIGLRKAIGASQQDILFQFIVEAVILSAAGGIVGTCVGVGGILLVGNFTPLQAGISPVAIALAVSVSGAVGLFFGVVPARQAAKLDPIAALRSA, encoded by the coding sequence ATGAATTTTATTGAAAGCGTCAAAATGGCAGGTCAAACACTGCTAGCAAACAAAACTCGCAGCAGTTTAACCATGATTGGCATGATTGTCGGCAACGCATCAGTAATTGCCATGATTGGAATTGGAGAAGGAGCTCAAAAATTTGTAGCAGGACAAGTTCAATCCCTGGGTACAAACGTATTAATCGTGAGGCCTGGAGTTCCCAACGCTAGGCGAAGTTCTCTGACAAACGTGCCTCAAACTCTCGTATTGCCAGATGCAAAGGCGATCGCAACTCAAGTCCCCTCCGTTCAAGGCGTGTCAGCGGAACTTAACAGTTCCGAAATAGTTCGCTACAGCAACAAAAATGTTTCGGCTCTAATTTTTGGCACGATCCCCGAATTTCTAGAAGTCAGAAGCTTTGAAATGGCAAAAGGGCGGTTTTTGACCGAACTTGATGTTAAGCAAAGTAACCAAGTTGTGGTTCTCGGTTCAGAATTAGCGGAGAAACTTTTTGGCAATACAAATCCCTTGGGCGAACAGGTGCGTATCCAAAATGTCAGCCTCAAAGTAATTGGAGTATTGGCGCCCAAAGGCACCTCTTTTGGTACGAATTTTGACAATTCCGCCGCTGTGCCGATCGCCACAATGGCCAATCGCATAGTCGGGCGCAAATCTCCCTACGGTTTGGCGGTCACGTCGATATTTATTTCGATTAAAGATGAATCGCAAATGGACGCGGCGCAATTTCAGGTGGAAAACCTGCTGAGATTGCGACACAAAATTACTACCGAAGATGATTTTAGTGTCAGAAACCAGAAAGATTTAATGGCAAGAATGGGGGCAATTTCCGGCGCTTTGACTCTCATGTTAACTGCTGTTGCCAGCATTTCCCTATTAGTCGGCGGCATTGGGATTATGAACATTATGCTTGTGTCTGTTAGCGAACGCACTCAGGAAATTGGGCTCAGAAAGGCGATCGGCGCATCCCAACAAGATATCTTGTTTCAATTTATTGTAGAAGCTGTAATTTTGTCGGCTGCCGGAGGGATAGTCGGTACTTGCGTAGGTGTGGGCGGTATCTTGCTTGTAGGTAATTTCACGCCCTTGCAAGCTGGTATTTCGCCCGTAGCGATCGCCCTTGCTGTCAGTGTATCCGGTGCAGTTGGCCTCTTCTTCGGCGTTGTCCCCGCCCGCCAAGCCGCCAAACTAGACCCGATCGCAGCCTTGAGAAGTGCTTAA
- a CDS encoding ABC transporter permease → MDIVESVKMAVTTLMANKLRSTLTMLGIIIGNASVISMIGIGEGAQTFIEGQVNSLGSNLLFIIPGSPEAQSRPVIPPQTLVVEDAEAIASQVPSVQEVAPTLNDSQLVTYRNKNVSSSIVGTTPEFLTVRSFDVGQGRFLSKLDLERQENVVALGSEAAEQLFGNTQPVGQYIRIKNSTFQVIGVMQAKGSSFGDNQDMNVYLPLTTMANRIVGRSSPYGTKVTFISVAIKDETMMQAAQFQIENLLRLRHKITKEDDFTVRNQKDLMNTLGSITGALTLMLAFVAAISLFVGGIGIMNIMLVSVTERTKEIGLRKAIGASPQDILIQFMIEAVILSAAGGAIGTGFGIGGVLLVAAFTPLQASVSPVAIALAVGVSGSIGLFFGIVPAKQAAKLDPIVALRSA, encoded by the coding sequence ATGGATATTGTTGAAAGCGTCAAAATGGCCGTCACAACTTTGATGGCAAACAAGCTTCGCAGCACCTTGACGATGTTAGGAATTATCATAGGCAATGCTTCTGTCATTTCGATGATCGGTATCGGGGAAGGAGCTCAAACATTTATCGAGGGACAAGTTAACTCTCTGGGTTCAAACTTGCTATTTATTATTCCCGGAAGTCCTGAAGCCCAAAGCCGCCCAGTGATTCCGCCCCAGACTTTAGTAGTGGAAGATGCAGAGGCGATCGCATCTCAAGTTCCTTCTGTCCAAGAAGTCGCACCAACTCTCAATGACAGTCAACTCGTTACCTACCGCAACAAAAATGTCTCATCTTCTATTGTCGGAACTACCCCAGAATTTCTGACAGTCAGAAGCTTTGATGTTGGTCAAGGTCGTTTTTTAAGCAAATTAGATTTAGAAAGACAAGAAAATGTGGTTGCTTTAGGATCGGAAGCAGCCGAACAATTATTTGGCAATACGCAGCCAGTTGGTCAATACATTCGCATCAAAAACTCGACGTTTCAAGTGATTGGAGTCATGCAGGCAAAAGGTTCCAGCTTTGGCGACAATCAAGATATGAACGTTTATTTGCCGCTGACAACAATGGCCAATCGGATCGTAGGTCGCTCGTCTCCCTACGGTACAAAAGTAACATTTATTTCGGTTGCAATTAAAGATGAAACCATGATGCAAGCCGCCCAATTTCAAATAGAAAATCTGCTCAGATTGCGTCATAAAATCACTAAAGAGGATGATTTTACTGTTCGCAACCAGAAAGATTTAATGAATACTTTGGGCAGTATTACTGGTGCTTTGACGTTGATGTTGGCTTTTGTGGCGGCAATTTCGCTGTTTGTGGGGGGCATCGGGATTATGAATATCATGCTGGTTTCTGTTACCGAACGCACGAAGGAAATTGGGCTGAGAAAGGCGATCGGAGCATCTCCGCAGGATATTCTGATTCAGTTTATGATAGAGGCTGTGATTTTGTCGGCGGCAGGCGGGGCGATCGGCACTGGATTCGGTATCGGCGGCGTGCTTTTAGTAGCTGCTTTTACTCCCCTGCAAGCTAGCGTTTCCCCAGTGGCGATCGCACTTGCAGTCGGTGTTTCCGGCAGCATCGGCTTATTCTTCGGCATTGTACCCGCAAAACAAGCTGCTAAATTAGACCCGATTGTGGCATTGAGAAGTGCTTAA
- a CDS encoding efflux RND transporter periplasmic adaptor subunit, whose translation MIVSPKKETAQVKVEDTQTLDTKAAETKIADNKTAQKQSPKKPARKPQRWAIGLVAAGLLAVPTTIYIAKSRSQPKVDAIATMTVPVEAQNLTVRITSSGTVQPVQRVNLSPKGSGRIAELFVEQGDKVEAGQIVARMESRDVEAQLAQAKAREASVRAKLAQIEAGNRSEDIASARARLDQAEASLAQAQAGSRVEEVAGARARLQQTQAGLQRLRAGSRVEEVSQARARLAQAQARLADAQTGSVKQEIAQAQTQIDSSKAQAELTAQRVERNRPLVEEGALAKDKLDELIKENRTAQAKLIESQRRLQQLQESRESQIQQLQAAVQVEQQALKQLQNGTRSEEIAQAEAEVAEAKSKLAQVENGNRPEEIAKAEAAVAEAKSQLAAQENGSRPEEIAQAQAELAEAQAQVRFQEVQLEDTKVRAPFAGIITQRYAIQGAFVTPATSASEATSATSTSIVALARDVEVLAKVPEADISQIKPGQEVEIVADAYPDKVFKGRVKLIAPEAVKERDVTLFQVRVAIDTGKESLQSGMNVDLRFVGQKLSNALVVPTVAIVTNKGQTGVLVPDEKQQPKFKPVTVGSTIGNKIQILEGAKAGDRVFTELPQGKKLEDIIKNQK comes from the coding sequence ATGATCGTTAGCCCTAAAAAGGAAACTGCTCAGGTCAAGGTGGAAGATACTCAGACTTTAGACACCAAGGCCGCAGAGACCAAAATTGCAGATAACAAAACCGCCCAAAAGCAGTCTCCGAAGAAACCCGCGCGCAAACCGCAGCGGTGGGCGATTGGGTTGGTTGCAGCCGGGTTGCTAGCTGTGCCGACCACCATATATATAGCAAAAAGTCGATCGCAGCCGAAAGTAGATGCGATCGCCACTATGACAGTGCCGGTGGAAGCGCAAAACCTCACGGTGCGGATCACATCGAGCGGCACGGTGCAGCCCGTACAGCGCGTGAATCTCAGCCCCAAAGGCTCCGGCCGCATAGCAGAATTATTTGTCGAACAGGGCGATAAAGTGGAAGCAGGACAAATCGTGGCCCGCATGGAAAGCCGCGATGTAGAAGCTCAACTGGCTCAAGCTAAAGCCCGCGAAGCCAGCGTGCGAGCCAAACTCGCCCAAATCGAAGCCGGAAATAGATCGGAAGACATCGCCAGCGCCCGAGCGCGCTTAGATCAAGCCGAGGCCAGTCTCGCGCAAGCCCAAGCCGGCAGCCGCGTTGAAGAAGTTGCAGGAGCCAGAGCCCGCTTGCAGCAAACTCAGGCTGGATTGCAGCGACTGCGAGCTGGCAGCCGGGTTGAAGAAGTCAGCCAAGCGCGAGCTCGTTTAGCACAAGCTCAAGCTCGTTTAGCAGATGCTCAAACCGGCAGTGTCAAACAAGAAATTGCCCAAGCACAAACGCAAATTGACTCGAGTAAAGCCCAAGCCGAACTAACCGCTCAACGGGTAGAACGCAATCGCCCGCTAGTGGAAGAAGGCGCTCTGGCTAAAGATAAACTGGATGAACTGATCAAAGAAAATCGCACTGCTCAAGCTAAATTAATAGAATCCCAAAGACGCCTGCAACAACTGCAAGAAAGTCGGGAGTCGCAAATTCAGCAACTGCAAGCTGCTGTGCAAGTCGAGCAGCAAGCATTGAAGCAATTGCAAAACGGCACGCGATCCGAAGAAATTGCTCAAGCCGAAGCAGAAGTGGCCGAAGCAAAAAGCAAATTAGCGCAAGTAGAAAACGGCAACCGTCCAGAAGAAATCGCCAAAGCCGAAGCAGCAGTTGCTGAAGCAAAAAGCCAATTGGCGGCACAAGAAAACGGTTCTCGCCCGGAAGAAATAGCTCAAGCTCAAGCTGAATTAGCCGAAGCTCAAGCTCAAGTCCGCTTTCAAGAAGTGCAGTTAGAAGATACGAAAGTTCGCGCTCCTTTTGCTGGAATAATTACCCAAAGATACGCAATCCAAGGAGCCTTTGTAACTCCGGCAACTTCGGCCTCGGAAGCTACTTCGGCAACTTCCACATCGATTGTCGCTCTCGCAAGAGATGTGGAAGTTTTAGCGAAAGTCCCGGAGGCTGATATCAGTCAAATTAAACCGGGCCAAGAAGTTGAAATAGTGGCTGATGCTTATCCAGATAAAGTGTTTAAAGGTCGCGTTAAATTAATTGCGCCGGAAGCTGTTAAGGAACGGGATGTGACGCTATTTCAAGTTCGAGTTGCCATTGATACAGGCAAAGAGTCGCTGCAATCGGGGATGAATGTAGATTTGAGATTTGTCGGTCAAAAGCTGAGCAATGCTTTAGTTGTGCCGACGGTGGCAATTGTGACTAATAAAGGTCAAACGGGTGTGCTAGTTCCTGATGAGAAACAACAGCCGAAGTTTAAGCCTGTTACGGTTGGCTCGACTATTGGCAACAAAATTCAGATTTTAGAGGGTGCAAAAGCGGGCGATCGCGTTTTTACCGAACTTCCTCAAGGTAAAAAGCTGGAGGATATTATCAAGAATCAGAAATAG
- a CDS encoding ABC transporter permease → MFQYIVKRLLGLLPVLFGITLLVFIFLHLIPGDPATVLLGERGTPEQVEALKARLGLNQPLPLQYLAFLGSLLRFDLGNSIISGIPIIDEIRSRWPATFELSVVAMLVALFIGIPAGILAAVRKNSWLDNLAMSGSLIGVSLPVYWLGLMLIYLFAVYLKWLPPSGRITVDLGFGFKSITGVYVLDSLLRWDLVALRDAIAHLILPALTLGTIPLAIIARITRSAMLEVLSQDYIRTARAKGLPEYWVILKHALKNAFLPIVTTIGLQFGTLLGGAILTETIFSWPGIGSWIYTGILTRDYPIVQGGVIFVAVTFVLINLAVDISYAFFDPRIQYR, encoded by the coding sequence ATGTTTCAATATATTGTTAAACGTTTGCTGGGACTATTGCCAGTCCTTTTCGGAATCACTCTGCTAGTATTTATATTTTTGCATTTGATACCCGGAGACCCAGCTACAGTGCTTTTGGGAGAACGGGGAACTCCCGAACAAGTGGAAGCTTTGAAAGCAAGGTTGGGTCTGAATCAGCCTTTGCCTTTGCAATATTTGGCGTTTTTAGGGAGTTTGCTGCGCTTTGATTTGGGAAATAGCATTATTAGCGGTATTCCCATAATTGATGAAATTAGAAGTCGCTGGCCTGCTACTTTTGAACTGTCTGTGGTGGCGATGTTGGTGGCACTTTTTATCGGAATTCCGGCGGGGATTTTGGCTGCTGTCCGGAAAAATAGCTGGCTGGACAATCTCGCGATGAGCGGTTCGTTAATTGGCGTATCTTTGCCGGTGTATTGGTTGGGATTGATGTTGATTTATTTGTTTGCTGTTTATCTGAAATGGCTCCCTCCAAGCGGGCGGATTACTGTAGATTTGGGGTTTGGTTTTAAGTCGATTACGGGTGTTTATGTTTTGGATTCTTTGCTGAGGTGGGATTTGGTTGCTTTGCGAGATGCGATCGCCCATTTAATCCTTCCCGCTTTGACTTTAGGAACTATTCCTCTGGCTATTATAGCTCGCATCACTCGTTCTGCAATGCTGGAAGTGCTTTCTCAAGATTACATCCGCACTGCAAGGGCTAAGGGATTGCCGGAATATTGGGTGATTTTGAAACACGCTTTGAAAAATGCGTTTTTGCCGATCGTCACAACTATAGGTTTGCAGTTCGGCACTCTTTTAGGCGGCGCTATTCTGACGGAAACGATTTTCTCCTGGCCGGGAATTGGTTCTTGGATTTATACGGGTATTCTGACCCGGGATTACCCAATTGTCCAAGGAGGAGTAATTTTTGTAGCTGTAACTTTTGTACTAATTAATCTGGCGGTTGATATTTCCTATGCTTTTTTCGATCCGAGAATTCAGTACCGTTAA
- a CDS encoding ABC transporter substrate-binding protein: MRVLKSWRLVLLGLVFGMAVILSNCGTPSNTVSNNSSTSTTPAVAPPGALVYGAGGPPVNLEPGNITDGNSVVVIDQIYNRLTDFKPGTVELEPSLATEWSSSKDGKTWIFKLRSGVKFHDGTDFDAEAVKFNVERWWDVKNPNGFREGGKNYPIWKDFFGGFKGEKDSLVKDVAVVDKSTIKFVLNRPFAAFPSAIGSAYFGMASPAAVKKAGAKYGTPGSLAVGTGPFVFQEWRSGDRIVLEKNPSYWKTGTPKVNQLVIRFVDDPAARLAQLRAGQLDFTVDLTPDQLQEVQGDSNLEAVVRPSFNVGYLGLNPSYEPLSKPEVRRAIAQTINKPAIVKAFWGELGKHDSQFIPPALNWAASDKVKDYEFNPQQAKAMLAKAGYPNGFDLDLWYMPVSRPYFPTPKPIAEAFAADLSAIGIRVKLLTKDWSAYLADRVKPPGFQAFMMGWIGDYGDPDNFYYPHFGPGSTGDLGNWKNPKVLELLDRGRASGDKAARAKIYAEVSEILHGEAVRLPIVHSQPLLGKRKNIQGWIPSPLGSESFEDVSKS, translated from the coding sequence ATGAGAGTGTTAAAATCCTGGCGTTTAGTTTTATTAGGTCTAGTTTTTGGGATGGCTGTAATTTTATCAAATTGTGGCACGCCCTCAAACACGGTTAGCAATAATTCTTCAACTTCGACAACTCCTGCTGTGGCTCCACCGGGAGCTTTAGTTTACGGTGCGGGCGGGCCGCCGGTCAATCTGGAACCGGGAAATATTACTGATGGCAATTCGGTGGTTGTTATCGACCAAATTTACAATCGCTTGACTGATTTCAAACCGGGAACTGTGGAACTTGAACCGAGTCTGGCTACTGAATGGTCAAGTTCTAAAGATGGTAAAACTTGGATTTTTAAGTTGCGTTCCGGGGTAAAGTTTCACGACGGCACGGATTTTGATGCGGAAGCTGTTAAGTTTAATGTAGAGCGCTGGTGGGATGTCAAAAATCCTAACGGTTTTCGAGAAGGGGGCAAGAATTATCCGATTTGGAAAGATTTTTTTGGCGGGTTTAAGGGAGAAAAAGATTCTTTAGTAAAAGATGTGGCGGTTGTTGATAAGTCTACAATTAAATTTGTTTTGAATCGACCTTTTGCTGCTTTTCCGTCGGCGATAGGTTCCGCTTATTTCGGGATGGCGAGTCCGGCGGCGGTGAAAAAAGCGGGTGCTAAGTACGGCACTCCGGGGTCGCTGGCGGTGGGTACGGGGCCTTTTGTGTTTCAGGAATGGCGATCGGGCGATCGCATTGTTTTGGAGAAAAATCCGAGTTATTGGAAAACTGGCACGCCAAAAGTCAATCAATTGGTAATTCGTTTTGTTGACGATCCGGCGGCGAGACTGGCTCAGTTGCGAGCAGGACAACTTGATTTTACTGTGGATTTAACGCCGGATCAACTGCAAGAAGTTCAGGGAGATTCTAATTTAGAAGCTGTTGTTCGACCCTCTTTTAATGTCGGTTATTTAGGGTTAAATCCGAGTTACGAACCTTTGTCAAAGCCGGAAGTCAGGCGGGCGATCGCCCAAACAATTAACAAGCCAGCAATAGTCAAAGCTTTCTGGGGAGAACTGGGAAAACATGATTCGCAATTTATCCCGCCTGCGCTGAATTGGGCGGCGTCTGATAAAGTTAAAGATTATGAATTTAACCCGCAGCAAGCTAAAGCAATGCTCGCGAAAGCCGGTTATCCGAACGGTTTTGATTTGGATTTGTGGTATATGCCCGTCAGCCGTCCCTATTTTCCCACGCCGAAGCCGATTGCTGAGGCTTTTGCGGCGGATTTGAGCGCGATCGGGATTCGGGTAAAATTGCTGACTAAAGATTGGTCTGCTTATTTAGCCGATCGGGTAAAACCTCCCGGCTTTCAAGCTTTTATGATGGGTTGGATTGGAGATTACGGCGATCCAGACAATTTTTATTATCCTCACTTCGGGCCTGGTTCCACGGGGGATTTGGGAAATTGGAAAAATCCGAAAGTTCTGGAACTTTTGGATCGGGGGAGGGCGAGTGGCGATAAAGCAGCTAGGGCGAAAATTTATGCCGAAGTTAGCGAGATTTTGCATGGGGAAGCTGTGCGTTTGCCGATCGTACATTCGCAGCCGCTTTTAGGGAAACGCAAGAATATTCAAGGTTGGATTCCAAGTCCTTTGGGGTCGGAGTCTTTTGAGGATGTTAGTAAGTCTTGA
- a CDS encoding type II secretion system F family protein, translating into MATNVIREKPKGGFDFSKIQEQIEYNLTSLTVKDMAIFARQFAAMFNAGVAIVRCLSVLHEQCSNAKLKRALRSMNADVQEGINLAEAMAKFPDVFDQLFISMVAAGEVGGVLDETLDRLAVMMEKNHKTEAEINSAMSYPKTVFFIAIVIFFAMTIFLLPTFAKIFKDIGADLPAFTLFMLAISAFCTAWPPIQQITVIGVIIALKIAFDMYYKTPIGRLQIDRIAMKLPIFGDLIEKSAVARFCVIFGSLTRSGVPILNSLEIVRDVAGNQAISNAIEYARQEIQSGGMISIALQEQAVFPSLAIQMMAIGEETGELDKMLMKVGAFYETEVEEAVKGLTSMLEPLMIVVVGGIVGSILLSMYLPMFAVFQKL; encoded by the coding sequence GTGGCTACCAACGTTATCCGCGAAAAACCGAAAGGTGGCTTTGATTTCAGTAAGATTCAGGAGCAAATTGAGTATAACCTTACCAGTCTTACTGTTAAGGATATGGCTATTTTTGCTCGTCAGTTTGCGGCTATGTTTAATGCAGGGGTGGCGATCGTGAGATGCCTTTCCGTGCTGCACGAGCAGTGTTCTAATGCTAAACTGAAGCGAGCGCTCAGGAGCATGAATGCTGACGTGCAGGAAGGGATAAACTTGGCCGAGGCGATGGCTAAGTTTCCTGATGTTTTTGACCAACTGTTTATCAGTATGGTTGCGGCGGGAGAAGTCGGGGGGGTGCTAGATGAAACCCTAGACCGTCTGGCCGTGATGATGGAAAAAAATCACAAGACGGAGGCTGAAATTAATTCGGCGATGTCTTATCCGAAGACTGTGTTCTTTATTGCGATCGTGATTTTTTTCGCAATGACCATATTCTTGCTACCAACTTTCGCTAAAATCTTTAAGGATATTGGTGCAGATTTGCCGGCTTTTACACTGTTTATGTTGGCAATTAGTGCATTTTGTACGGCTTGGCCTCCGATCCAGCAGATAACAGTTATTGGGGTGATTATAGCGCTCAAAATAGCCTTCGATATGTACTACAAAACTCCAATAGGTCGCCTACAAATTGATAGGATTGCGATGAAATTGCCGATTTTTGGAGATTTGATCGAAAAATCTGCTGTGGCTCGGTTTTGCGTGATATTTGGGTCGCTGACCCGATCGGGCGTGCCGATCCTCAATTCTTTGGAAATTGTGCGAGATGTGGCTGGAAATCAAGCGATATCTAATGCGATCGAATATGCGAGACAGGAAATTCAAAGCGGCGGCATGATCAGTATTGCTTTGCAAGAACAAGCTGTTTTTCCGTCTTTGGCCATCCAAATGATGGCGATTGGCGAGGAGACAGGGGAACTTGACAAGATGCTGATGAAAGTTGGCGCTTTCTACGAAACGGAAGTAGAAGAAGCAGTAAAAGGACTTACCAGTATGCTAGAACCTCTGATGATTGTGGTCGTCGGTGGTATCGTAGGTTCGATTTTGCTATCGATGTATCTGCCGATGTTCGCAGTGTTCCAAAAGCTGTAA
- a CDS encoding type IV pilus twitching motility protein PilT: protein MGLMIEDVLESLVEQGGSDIHIQAGAPIFFRVSGKLTPQTQYGDILSAEEVQILIFQMLNNMQRKQLEMEWELDCAYGVRGLARFRVNVYRERGAWAACMRALASKIPNADALGVPQILRDLTERPRGMLLVTGQTGSGKTTTMAALLDLINRTRAEHILTVEDPIEYVFPNIKSLFHQRQKGEDTKSFANALRAALREDPDVILVGEMRDLETIGLAISAAETGHMVMGTLHTNSAGATIDRILDVFPPIQQPQVRAQVSNSLVGICSQNLVVKVGGGRCCAMEIMVNTPAMANLIREGKTPMIYSQIQMGAKLGMRTMEMALAELYKSGKVTWEAAMSKASKADELERLIGPAPVGGAKVGAH from the coding sequence ATGGGTCTGATGATTGAAGACGTACTGGAGTCCCTGGTAGAGCAAGGGGGTTCGGACATACACATCCAAGCGGGCGCGCCTATATTCTTCCGAGTCAGCGGTAAACTAACTCCTCAGACGCAATACGGCGACATTCTGTCTGCTGAGGAAGTGCAGATCCTAATTTTCCAAATGCTCAACAATATGCAGCGCAAGCAGTTGGAAATGGAGTGGGAACTCGACTGCGCTTATGGTGTTCGGGGATTGGCTCGGTTTCGCGTTAATGTCTACCGGGAGCGGGGCGCTTGGGCGGCTTGTATGCGGGCTCTGGCTTCTAAGATTCCTAACGCAGATGCTTTAGGCGTGCCGCAGATTTTGCGGGATCTGACGGAAAGACCCAGGGGTATGCTGTTGGTGACGGGACAAACGGGTTCCGGGAAAACTACTACGATGGCGGCTTTGTTGGATCTGATCAACCGCACGCGGGCCGAACATATTCTAACAGTGGAAGACCCGATCGAATATGTGTTCCCTAATATCAAGAGTTTGTTTCACCAGCGTCAAAAGGGCGAAGATACTAAGAGCTTTGCTAATGCGCTCAGAGCAGCTTTGCGCGAAGATCCAGATGTGATTCTGGTGGGGGAAATGCGGGACTTGGAAACGATCGGTCTGGCAATTTCGGCTGCGGAAACGGGTCACATGGTGATGGGAACGCTGCACACTAATTCGGCGGGTGCAACGATCGATCGGATTTTGGACGTGTTCCCGCCAATTCAACAACCCCAGGTTCGCGCCCAGGTGTCTAACTCTTTGGTGGGAATTTGCAGTCAAAATTTGGTTGTGAAAGTTGGGGGCGGCCGCTGCTGCGCTATGGAAATCATGGTAAATACTCCAGCTATGGCTAACTTGATCCGGGAGGGCAAAACTCCGATGATTTACTCCCAAATCCAAATGGGGGCGAAATTGGGCATGAGGACGATGGAAATGGCCCTCGCTGAACTTTACAAGAGCGGTAAAGTCACTTGGGAAGCGGCAATGAGCAAGGCTTCTAAGGCTGACGAACTCGAACGCTTGATCGGCCCAGCACCTGTTGGTGGCGCCAAGGTAGGAGCTCATTAA